Genomic segment of Gammaproteobacteria bacterium:
TCCAAATCAAGCGCACCGGGATGATATCCTATGGCTTCTTTGGCACCGGAGGATTTACAAACTTCATCTCCCTTCGCCTTCAGTTCCTTAGGGACTGGACCGAAAGCACTCGGGCGATCCCAGGTAGGAATCTTGTTTTCATTGAGAACCATACGTGGTGGCATTGGATCGGGTGCGTCTCCTAGATTGAGAGATGGGAAATAGACACAGCCATCCAATAAGGATAAGATGGTTAACGAGAGCAATACAACCAAACGGTATTTCATTAGTGTCTCCGAGAAACCTCGCCCTTCAGGGCGGGGAGGAAAGGAGACGGTTTTTGCAACCGTCGATAAAAATGCCGGTTTTTCCCGGATGTCAGCCCACAAGAGCCTAGTGACGAAACCTTTCGGCTCGCTCCCTTCGCCAATGTTGCAACACATTTTTGAT
This window contains:
- a CDS encoding conserved hypothetical protein (Evidence 4 : Unknown function but conserved in other organisms), with product MKYRLVVLLSLTILSLLDGCVYFPSLNLGDAPDPMPPRMVLNENKIPTWDRPSAFGPVPKELKAKGDEVCKSSGAKEAIGYHPGALDLDGQPFQGGNYFCYGTAEHCADQNDKRDYCYR